Proteins encoded in a region of the Triticum dicoccoides isolate Atlit2015 ecotype Zavitan chromosome 3A, WEW_v2.0, whole genome shotgun sequence genome:
- the LOC119272528 gene encoding uncharacterized protein LOC119272528, with translation MGATEPSSAPPHRPVSMSACMPSPSWSPPGPGGRHRAAVVVRRLQVAARDAIPGVGWCGHRAWRKLLRRLAQETRCICSSPAPPSRPSTFGYDAVSYAKNFDDGRPHAPHALHCAAADKPARR, from the coding sequence ATGGGCGCCACTGAGCCGTCGTCCGCGCCACCGCACCGCCCCGTCAGCATGTCGGCGTGCATGCCGTCCCCCTCGTGGTCGCCGCCCGGCCCCGGCGGCCGGCACCGCGCCGCCGTCGTGGTGCGGCGCCTGCAGGTGGCGGCGCGCGACGCCATCCCGGGCGTGGGCTGGTGCGGGCACCGGGCCTGGCGCAAGCTGCTGCGGCGGCTGGCGCAGGAGACCCGGTGCATCTGCAGCTCCCCGGCGCCGCCCTCCAGGCCCAGCACCTTCGGCTACGACGCCGTCAGCTACGCCAAGAACTTCGACGACGGGCGCCCCCACGCGCCCCACGCCCTCCACTGTGCCGCCGCCGACAAGCCGGCCCGCCGCTGA